A window of Clostridium novyi genomic DNA:
TGTAATTTGCTATTAGTTAAAACACAAGTTCTTCCTATATTTCCTGTATTTTGTGGTATTTCTGGCTCAAATAATACTATATTTAAATTTGGTGTATCTGACATTATACTATTCCTCCTATTTAATCTTAAATTATATATTAAACTTATGTAATGTAATTACTTGCACTTTTATTAGAATAATTTATTACTTAATCTAAAAGTACAAATTTTTCTATAGCTTTTGCAACTCCATCATTATCATTGGTATCTGTAATATAATTTGCTTTTTCTTTTATAAAATCCGGGGCATTTCCCATAGCTATTCCAAGACCTGCATATTCTATCATAGATAAATCATTTTCTCCATCACCCATGCATATTACTTCATCACTTGTTAAACCATAAAATTCCGCTAATTTCTGAACTCCTTTTCCTTTTGAAACTCCTTTATTCATTATTTCAAAATTATCTCCAAGAGAACTTACTACTTCTAAACTTTTTAAATTTAATATTTCTTGTCTTGCTTTTTCTAGAATTTCACTATCATTACTAATACATATGGCTTTTATAATTTCTCCATTTTTTTTAAATACTTCTTCCTCTAAGTTAGTATTAACCTCTAATTTTATTTTCATATCTTCTGGAAGTTCACTAGACATTTCAAGATAAGTATATCCTTTAGGATATGGTTTTGAAGATATTATTGTATCACATGTATTAAGATAAAAATTAAAATCATATTTTTTTGTTATATTTATAATGTCTATACACTGATCTTTAGATAATATAGATTTATATATAATTTCATTTTTATCTTTTTCTCTTATATATGCACCATTAGATGCAATAATTGGAGCTGATATTCCTAATATATGAGCATAATATTTTGCTGAAGTAAAAATTCTTCCAGTTGATATAGCTATTTTAACTCCTTTTTTATGCGCCTCTTTTATGGATTTTTTAGTTCTATCACTTATTTTTTTATTATTATTTAATAATGTTCCGTCCATATCTAAACATATAAGCTTATATGTCATCTCAATCTCTCCTTAATTTATCCCATCTTTATAACAATCCCATTATAATAATTTAAAACTTAATAGAAATATTATATCATAGCACTTAAACTAAGGGCAAAATCTTTAAAATAAATTAAAGCTGTAAGTCTAGTCATAAACTATACTTACAGCATCTTGCTTTATAATTAACCTATATTTCTATTTATTCAATGAAATACTTCTTATCTAGTTCCTCTTTTTATAATTCCATTTACAGGAACATAATAATCTGTTGAAACTAACTCTTTTGATACAAATTTTCCATTTGTATATATATTTCTATAAACTCTAACTCTAAAACCTGTATGAGGTTTTCTTACTTCAACTGTTTCTCCTGATGGTAGATTAGAATCATTTATATATTGTACTTTTGGTTCTATTTTACTATATACTTCTGATACTAACTGACACTTTGTTTTAGATAACTCTGAATTTGAATATATATTAAATCCAACTTCTCTTCCAGCTGTATAACCTTCAATATATATAGGATATTTAAAAGTATTTTTAAATTTTAAATCAATATTTCCCCAATCAACAGTTGCATCTAATCCTATAGGTACATAATTAGAAGGGAATGTATGATGTACTCTTTCTGTGATTTTTATGTTTGATTTTAAAAGTGCATTATAAAGTGTTGAGGAAACCTGACATACACCTCCACCAAAACCTGATTCTATTTTTTGATTTACTATTACACCAGCCTGTTGATATCCTCTTTCTTTAGTTCTTTCTCCAACTACTTCATTAAAACTAAATATTTCTCCTGGCATTACAACTTTTCCATTAATACTTCTTGTAGCCACAGCTACATTATTAGCTCTTTGCTCAGTAGATGATGCATAGTTTGTTGAATGTGATCCAAGCATTGCATTTACAGATTTTAAAACTTCCCCAGTAACTTTTGACGCAGTAACTTTAACAGGAGCTTCTATAACTATAACATCTTGTTTTTTATCATTTAGACTAGCTAAGATTTCCTTTTTTAATTTATCCTTTTCTACCTCTAATCCTTTTTTATCAGGTGTTATTGTAAAACTTCCTCCATTAAAATTAAGTCTTGCATCAACAGGTTTAACATCTACCTCTTTTGCAATTTTATTTATAATCTTTTCAATAGGTTTGATATTATAAGATAATTCAAGATTATACTTTTGTATTTTTTTACCTTTAATTATTTTATATTTTGAAAACATATTTAAATCTTTTCCATAACTCATTGCATGATCTACAGTATCATTGATATTGTATTTTGCATTTAAATCTGAATAATTTATAAAATAATTCCTATCTTTAACTTTAATATTTACTTTTTTATTCAACATTGCATTAGAGTATTTTTGTGTCAAAATTTTTACAGCTTCATCTTTAGTATTTCCTGATAAATTTACATCTTCCACCATAACTCCTGGCAAAATATGATTATTAAATTTCTTTACAGTAAAATGTATATAACTTATAACGGCAGAAACTATAACTAAAATTAATACAATAGCTATATTAACTAATTTTTTATTACTTTTTATATTATCTGCACTTCTCTTTTTTCTTACCATTTAATTCTCTCCCCTCTTTCCAATATATTATACTACAAATTCTCAACAGTTACACATAGAATTTCATTCATTTATTCTATTTTTAAATTATGTTAGAATTTAAATGAAGAGGTGATTTAATTTATGATTTACAATATAAAAACTTTAATAAACCATATGGAAAATTTACTTGACATTCCTAGTCCCACCGGATATACAGAAAAAGCAATCTATTATATAAAAAATCAACTAGATATAATAAAAGTTCCTTATAAAGAAACCACCAAAGGTGCCCTAATAGTTACTCTTAAAGGTAATAATGATAGCTATCAAAGAACATTTTCAGCTCACATTGATACTCTTGGTGCTATGGTAAAAGAAATAAAATCTAACGGAAATCTTAGCTTAACTTTAATTGGTGGATTTATGTGTAATTCAGTAGAAGGAGAAAATTGTACTATTTTTACATTAGAAAACAAAAAATATTCCGGAACTATACAAACTATAAAACCATCTGTTCATATTAGTGGAGATGATGCTCGTAATTTAAAAAGAAGTGAAGAAAATATGGAAGTTATTTTAGACGAAAAAGTTTTTTCTAAAGAGGATGTCTTAAACTTAGGAATTAATGTAGGGGACTTTATAGCCTTTGATCCAAGAACTACAATTACAAAAAATGGCTTTATAAAAAGCAGACACCTTGACGATAAGGCAAGTGCAGCAATTCTTTTATATACTATAAACCATATTATAGATAGCAATATGAGTTTGCCATATACAACTAATTTCTTTTTTAGTAACTATGAAGAAGTAGGACATGGAGCATCTGCATGCATACCAAATAACACTAAAGAATTTATTTCAGTGGATATGGGCGCTCCTGGATTAAATCAAAATTCTTCTGAATATAGCGTATGCATATGTGCCAAGGATTCATCAGGTCCTTATGACTATAACCTTAGAAAAAAATTAATAAACTTATGTGAAAAAAATAATATAAATTACAAAATAGATATATACCCTCACTATGGCTCTGATGCTTCCGCTGCTCTTAGAGCTGGATGGGATCTTAAAACTGCATTAATTGGACCTGGTGTTTTTGCATCTCATGCTTACGAAAGAACACATATAGATTCTATTATATCTACATTAAACTTAGTATTACAGTACTGTTTATCTAAATAATTATATAAAAATATATGTCAAATGATACTACTATCATTTGACATATATTTTTATAAGGAAACGTATTCACAATATGGTGCAACTGGACAAATTTCACACTGTGGCTTTCTAGCTTTGCATATTTTTCTTCCATGCCATATTAAGTAATGATGTGTATCACTCCACTTTTCTTTAGGTATATTTTTCATCAGTTCATTTTCAACTACTTCTACATTTTTACCTTTTGCTATACCTATTCTATTAGACACTCTAAATACATGAGTATCTACAGCAATGGCTGGTATTCCAAAAGCATTTGAAAGAACTACATTGGCTGTTTTCCTTCCTATACCTGGCAATTGAATTAATTGTTCCATGTTGTCTGGAATATTTCCATTATATTTATTTAAAATTTCATAAGAAGCTGCTAATATATTTTTGCTTTTATTTTTATATAATCCACAACTTTTTATTTTTTCCCCTAACTCTTCTTGAGTTAATGTGATCATCTTTTCTGGTGAATTATACTCTTTAAACAATTCTCCAGTTACAATATTTACTCTTTCATCAGTACATTGTGCTGATAACATAGTAGCTATTAATAATTCATATGGCGTTTTGAAATTTAATGCACATTTAGCTCCTCTGTAATTATGTTCCAATACTTCTATTACTTTTTCTATGTCATGTTTTTTCATTTTATCACCTAATTATAAGTATTCACCTTTATATTCATCTGGTAATAATTTAGCTATATTTTTCATTATTATATCCATTGCTCTTTCATCATATTCTTTTTTAGATTCTTCTTCAAGTTTAGTTGGAAGATAAAACATTTCTCCTATTTTAACATTTACATCTGCATTATGAAATTTTTCAAGTTCCATTTTTCCTTCCATATTTATAGGC
This region includes:
- a CDS encoding Cof-type HAD-IIB family hydrolase is translated as MTYKLICLDMDGTLLNNNKKISDRTKKSIKEAHKKGVKIAISTGRIFTSAKYYAHILGISAPIIASNGAYIREKDKNEIIYKSILSKDQCIDIINITKKYDFNFYLNTCDTIISSKPYPKGYTYLEMSSELPEDMKIKLEVNTNLEEEVFKKNGEIIKAICISNDSEILEKARQEILNLKSLEVVSSLGDNFEIMNKGVSKGKGVQKLAEFYGLTSDEVICMGDGENDLSMIEYAGLGIAMGNAPDFIKEKANYITDTNDNDGVAKAIEKFVLLD
- a CDS encoding VanW family protein, with the translated sequence MVRKKRSADNIKSNKKLVNIAIVLILVIVSAVISYIHFTVKKFNNHILPGVMVEDVNLSGNTKDEAVKILTQKYSNAMLNKKVNIKVKDRNYFINYSDLNAKYNINDTVDHAMSYGKDLNMFSKYKIIKGKKIQKYNLELSYNIKPIEKIINKIAKEVDVKPVDARLNFNGGSFTITPDKKGLEVEKDKLKKEILASLNDKKQDVIVIEAPVKVTASKVTGEVLKSVNAMLGSHSTNYASSTEQRANNVAVATRSINGKVVMPGEIFSFNEVVGERTKERGYQQAGVIVNQKIESGFGGGVCQVSSTLYNALLKSNIKITERVHHTFPSNYVPIGLDATVDWGNIDLKFKNTFKYPIYIEGYTAGREVGFNIYSNSELSKTKCQLVSEVYSKIEPKVQYINDSNLPSGETVEVRKPHTGFRVRVYRNIYTNGKFVSKELVSTDYYVPVNGIIKRGTR
- a CDS encoding M42 family metallopeptidase → MIYNIKTLINHMENLLDIPSPTGYTEKAIYYIKNQLDIIKVPYKETTKGALIVTLKGNNDSYQRTFSAHIDTLGAMVKEIKSNGNLSLTLIGGFMCNSVEGENCTIFTLENKKYSGTIQTIKPSVHISGDDARNLKRSEENMEVILDEKVFSKEDVLNLGINVGDFIAFDPRTTITKNGFIKSRHLDDKASAAILLYTINHIIDSNMSLPYTTNFFFSNYEEVGHGASACIPNNTKEFISVDMGAPGLNQNSSEYSVCICAKDSSGPYDYNLRKKLINLCEKNNINYKIDIYPHYGSDASAALRAGWDLKTALIGPGVFASHAYERTHIDSIISTLNLVLQYCLSK
- the nth gene encoding endonuclease III, whose amino-acid sequence is MKKHDIEKVIEVLEHNYRGAKCALNFKTPYELLIATMLSAQCTDERVNIVTGELFKEYNSPEKMITLTQEELGEKIKSCGLYKNKSKNILAASYEILNKYNGNIPDNMEQLIQLPGIGRKTANVVLSNAFGIPAIAVDTHVFRVSNRIGIAKGKNVEVVENELMKNIPKEKWSDTHHYLIWHGRKICKARKPQCEICPVAPYCEYVSL